In a genomic window of Lepisosteus oculatus isolate fLepOcu1 chromosome 5, fLepOcu1.hap2, whole genome shotgun sequence:
- the LOC102690728 gene encoding polymeric immunoglobulin receptor isoform X3, with amino-acid sequence MGTLVTLCLGLLLVAGVRGQYYVTGPQMVFGIDGGSVDVECRYGSSMTNYVKVWCQVFGGTCTDLATTDKGTNYHGMSIKDDKLNNKFIVTLSQLKEHDSGRYHCKVKKSRRTNLGTGYENYIHEVELKVLPVLAPETVIGTVGGSVIVDCSYSVKFTRYRKSWCQVHQSGSCNSIAEVNPGGVFSGRVTVQDDVKKKKVSVTLTRLQETDAGRYRCEFVLNGDSMTQQVELKVFNQPGLRVQETVSSESGGSVVINCEYSQEYMNKEKYWCKMQDGECKNLLYQNLSREVIMITDNQHKCSLTLSMTLLSWKNAGQYICIIKEFGRFISKNVELKIIDIKGPATVNGTAGGSVNIQCNYTEMYQYRYAKYWCKVDANGQCTRLLHTYYKRKQPRSSIVDQTWSESLVVTMSMLEVSDEGLYRCGIEKYPLLQHSTDVRLNVFPGENPTTTVEPLPTKQQEDHNTKSVGPTTERVSPIVFVILGILALLLMIPVLIFIKRKCTKRSGGTITFHNNGTSFHLREIQTTSSTVVNENHA; translated from the exons ATGGGGACCCTCGTCACTCTCTGCCTGGGGCTTCTGCTTGTGGCTGGGGTCAGAG GTCAATATTATGTAACCGGCCCACAGATGGTCTTTGGGATTGACGGTGGGTCTGTCGATGTTGAATGTCGGTATGGATCATCAATGACAAACTACGTGAAAGTTTGGTGTCAAGTGTTCGGAGGTACTTGTACTGACCTGGCTACAACAGACAAAGGAACTAATTATCATGGGATGTCAATTAAGGATGACAAACTCAATAATAAATTTATAGTAACATTGTCTCAACTGAAAGAACATGATTCTGGACGATATCATTGTAAAGTAAAAAAGTCAAGGAGAACCAATTTGGGCACAGGATATGAAAATTATATACATGAAGTGGAGTTGAAAGTTCTACCAG TTCTAGCTCCGGAGACAGTCATCGGGACCGTGGGTGGATCTGTGATTGTTGACTGTAGTTACAGCGTCAAGTTCACTCGGTACCGGAAGAGCTGGTGTCAAGTGCATCAAAGTGGATCATGTAACAGTATAGCGGAGGTGAATCCTGGAGGGGTGTTTTCAGGCCGTGTGACTGTGCAGGACGATGtcaagaaaaagaaagtttCAGTGACACTGACTCGCCTGCAGGAGACAGACGCAGGAAGATACAGGTGTGAATTTGTGTTGAATGGAGACAGTATGACCCAACAAGTAGAGCTGAAGGTTTTCAACCAACCCGGCCTCAGAGTACAAGAGACAGTGTCTTCAGAATCAGGAGGATCTGTGGTAATCAACTGCGAATACAGTCAGGAATACATGAATAAAGAGAAGTACTGGTGCAAAATGCAAGATGGCGAATGTAAGAATCTGTTATATCAAAACCTCAGCCGTGAAGTAATAATGATCACTGACAATCAGCACAAATGCTCTTTGACACTGTCAATGACATTGCTGTCCTGGAAAAATGCTGGACAGTACATCTGTATCATAAAAGAGTTTGGCAGGTTTATCAGTAAGAATGTGGAGCTGAAAATTATTGATATTAAGGGTCCAGCTACTGTAAATGGAACCGCAGGTGGTTCTGTAAACATACAGTGCAATTACACTGAAATGTATCAGTACAGGTATGCGAAATACTGGTGCAAAGTTGATGCCAATGGACAATGTACCAGATTGTTGCATACATATTACAAGAGAAAACAACCCAGAAGTAGTATTGTTGATCAAACCTGGAGTGAGTCACTAGTTGTTACAATGTCCATGCTGGAAGTCAGTGATGAAGGGCTGTACCGCTGTGGGATAGAAAAATATCCTCTTCTCCAGCACAGCACAGATGTTCGTCTGAATGTCTTTCCAG GTGAAAATCCTACAACCACTGTGGAACCACTCCCAACCAAGCAACAGGAGGACCACAATACAAAGAG TGTCGGTCCTACAACAGAAAGAGTCAGCCCGATTGTCTTTGTGATCTTGGGGATCCTGGCGCTGCTCCTCATGATCCCCGTTCTGATCTTCATTAAAAGGAAGTGTACCAAGCGCAGTG GTGGTACGATAACCTTCCACAACAATGGAACCAGCTTTCACCTGAGAGAAATCCAGACCACCTCTTCAACAGTGGTGAACGAGAATCA TGCTTGA
- the golt1a gene encoding vesicle transport protein GOT1A, whose protein sequence is MTEQLKGQSAGTPDTARPEEKQEDTMIAVTDVQKLGVGLTAFGLFFLMFGVLLYFDSVLLAFGNILFLAGLAVIIGLRRTFQFFFQRHKLRGSAFFLGGVALVLLRWPVVGMVMETYGFVLLFRTFFPMAFGFLGSLVNIPFLGSLLNRLSGSSSSMV, encoded by the exons ATGACAGAGCAGCTAAAGGGGCAGAGTGCTGGGACTCCTGATACTGCCCGGCCTGAGGAGAAACAGGAAGACACGATGATCGCAGTCACAGACGTCCAGA AGCTGGGCGTGGGCCTGACAGCGTTCGGTCTGTTCTTCCTGATGTTCGGAGTGCTGCTGTACTTTGACTCTGTCTTGCTGGCCTTCGGAAAC ATCCTATTCCTGGCGGGCCTGGCTGTGATCATTGGCCTCAGGAGAACGTTCCAGTTCTTCTTCCAGCGCCACAAGCTCCGAGGCTCCGCCTTCTTCCTGGGGGGTGTGGCTCTGGTTCTGCTGCGCTGGCCGGTGGTTGGCATGGTGATGGAGACTTACGGCTTTGTTCTGCTGTTCCG GACTTTCTTTCCTATGGCATTTGGATTCCTTGGGTCTTTAGTAAACATTCCATTCCTCGGCTCG CTCCTCAACAGACTGTCTGGCAGCAGCAGCTCTATGGTTTGA
- the kiss1 gene encoding metastasis-suppressor KiSS-1, protein MGHTGKVMPCSPLRTESTMLLLTMMLMMSVQLVEPWAGHPQISSASPTVSGKEPEPSVQDILRRMSTTPPPGARLILPAAGKIPPALASLLFGSRFPRRGGWAQARPQPPAAKREKNLSAYNWNSFGLRYGKRRSNTPPPQLG, encoded by the exons ATGGGACACACTGGAAAAGTGATGCCGTGCAGTCCCCTCAGAACAGAGTCCACGATGCTTCTTCTGACCATGATGCTGATGATGTCCGTCCAGCTGGTGGAGCCCTGGGCGGGACACCCGCAGATCAGCTCGGCCAGTCCGACAG TGTCGGGGAAGGAGCCGGAGCCCAGCGTGCAGGACATCCTGAGACGGATGAGCACCACGCCCCCGCCAGGAGCTCGCCTGATCCTGCCTGCCGCTGGGAAGATTCCCCCTGCGCTGGCCAGCCTGCTGTTCGGGTCTCGGTTCCCCAGGAGGGGCGGGTGGGCTCAGGCGAGACCCCAGCCCCCCGCCGCGAAACGAGAGAAGAACCTTTCCGCCTACAACTGGAATTCCTTCGGGCTCCGTTACGGAAAACGCCGGTCAAACACCCCGCCGCCGCAGCTCGGCTGA
- the LOC102690728 gene encoding polymeric immunoglobulin receptor isoform X1: MGTLVTLCLGLLLVAGVRGQYYVTGPQMVFGIDGGSVDVECRYGSSMTNYVKVWCQVFGGTCTDLATTDKGTNYHGMSIKDDKLNNKFIVTLSQLKEHDSGRYHCKVKKSRRTNLGTGYENYIHEVELKVLPVLAPETVIGTVGGSVIVDCSYSVKFTRYRKSWCQVHQSGSCNSIAEVNPGGVFSGRVTVQDDVKKKKVSVTLTRLQETDAGRYRCEFVLNGDSMTQQVELKVFNQPGLRVQETVSSESGGSVVINCEYSQEYMNKEKYWCKMQDGECKNLLYQNLSREVIMITDNQHKCSLTLSMTLLSWKNAGQYICIIKEFGRFISKNVELKIIDIKGPATVNGTAGGSVNIQCNYTEMYQYRYAKYWCKVDANGQCTRLLHTYYKRKQPRSSIVDQTWSESLVVTMSMLEVSDEGLYRCGIEKYPLLQHSTDVRLNVFPGENPTTTVEPLPTKQQEDHNTKSVGPTTERVSPIVFVILGILALLLMIPVLIFIKRKCTKRSGGTITFHNNGTSFHLREIQTTSSTVVNENQYVYHTYFQPAISTSNVNVLDDDSSTDSSDSSDSSSTEEPSRFSRYASLNLNGTAEDELEQAHDYVNVSEDGWIDPSDYVNVPNSNELGACGAPRKAEEDYVNVEPSRAEQEREEEQEGVEREAGVAEKEKEEDSSEEDEGGEIHEEDGEVTYSQVVFK; this comes from the exons ATGGGGACCCTCGTCACTCTCTGCCTGGGGCTTCTGCTTGTGGCTGGGGTCAGAG GTCAATATTATGTAACCGGCCCACAGATGGTCTTTGGGATTGACGGTGGGTCTGTCGATGTTGAATGTCGGTATGGATCATCAATGACAAACTACGTGAAAGTTTGGTGTCAAGTGTTCGGAGGTACTTGTACTGACCTGGCTACAACAGACAAAGGAACTAATTATCATGGGATGTCAATTAAGGATGACAAACTCAATAATAAATTTATAGTAACATTGTCTCAACTGAAAGAACATGATTCTGGACGATATCATTGTAAAGTAAAAAAGTCAAGGAGAACCAATTTGGGCACAGGATATGAAAATTATATACATGAAGTGGAGTTGAAAGTTCTACCAG TTCTAGCTCCGGAGACAGTCATCGGGACCGTGGGTGGATCTGTGATTGTTGACTGTAGTTACAGCGTCAAGTTCACTCGGTACCGGAAGAGCTGGTGTCAAGTGCATCAAAGTGGATCATGTAACAGTATAGCGGAGGTGAATCCTGGAGGGGTGTTTTCAGGCCGTGTGACTGTGCAGGACGATGtcaagaaaaagaaagtttCAGTGACACTGACTCGCCTGCAGGAGACAGACGCAGGAAGATACAGGTGTGAATTTGTGTTGAATGGAGACAGTATGACCCAACAAGTAGAGCTGAAGGTTTTCAACCAACCCGGCCTCAGAGTACAAGAGACAGTGTCTTCAGAATCAGGAGGATCTGTGGTAATCAACTGCGAATACAGTCAGGAATACATGAATAAAGAGAAGTACTGGTGCAAAATGCAAGATGGCGAATGTAAGAATCTGTTATATCAAAACCTCAGCCGTGAAGTAATAATGATCACTGACAATCAGCACAAATGCTCTTTGACACTGTCAATGACATTGCTGTCCTGGAAAAATGCTGGACAGTACATCTGTATCATAAAAGAGTTTGGCAGGTTTATCAGTAAGAATGTGGAGCTGAAAATTATTGATATTAAGGGTCCAGCTACTGTAAATGGAACCGCAGGTGGTTCTGTAAACATACAGTGCAATTACACTGAAATGTATCAGTACAGGTATGCGAAATACTGGTGCAAAGTTGATGCCAATGGACAATGTACCAGATTGTTGCATACATATTACAAGAGAAAACAACCCAGAAGTAGTATTGTTGATCAAACCTGGAGTGAGTCACTAGTTGTTACAATGTCCATGCTGGAAGTCAGTGATGAAGGGCTGTACCGCTGTGGGATAGAAAAATATCCTCTTCTCCAGCACAGCACAGATGTTCGTCTGAATGTCTTTCCAG GTGAAAATCCTACAACCACTGTGGAACCACTCCCAACCAAGCAACAGGAGGACCACAATACAAAGAG TGTCGGTCCTACAACAGAAAGAGTCAGCCCGATTGTCTTTGTGATCTTGGGGATCCTGGCGCTGCTCCTCATGATCCCCGTTCTGATCTTCATTAAAAGGAAGTGTACCAAGCGCAGTG GTGGTACGATAACCTTCCACAACAATGGAACCAGCTTTCACCTGAGAGAAATCCAGACCACCTCTTCAACAGTGGTGAACGAGAATCAGTACGTCTACCACACCTACTTCCAGCCAGCCATCAGCACTAGCAATGTCAACG TGCTTGATGACGATTCATCCACTGACAGTTCAGATTCTTCGGATAGTTCG TCTACAGAGGAGCCCAGCAGGTTCTCAAGATACGCCAGTTTGAATCTGAACGGGACGGCAGAAGACGAGCTGGAACAAGCACATGACTACGTGAACGTGTCCGAGGATGGATGGATCGACCCTTCGGACTATGTGAATGTCCCGAACTCAAACGAGCTGGGAGCTTGTGGAGCCCCACGCAAAGCTGAGGAAGACTATGTGAATGTGGAGCCGTCCCGGGccgagcaggagagagaggaagagcagGAGGGGGTGGAGAGGGAAGCTGGGGTAGCCGAGAAGGAGAAGGAAGAAGACAGCAGTGAGGAGGATGAGGGGGGAGAGATTCACGAGGAGGACGGGGAGGTAACATATTCACAGGTTGTGTTCAAGTGA
- the LOC102690728 gene encoding polymeric immunoglobulin receptor isoform X2 yields MGTLVTLCLGLLLVAGVRGQYYVTGPQMVFGIDGGSVDVECRYGSSMTNYVKVWCQVFGGTCTDLATTDKGTNYHGMSIKDDKLNNKFIVTLSQLKEHDSGRYHCKVKKSRRTNLGTGYENYIHEVELKVLPAPETVIGTVGGSVIVDCSYSVKFTRYRKSWCQVHQSGSCNSIAEVNPGGVFSGRVTVQDDVKKKKVSVTLTRLQETDAGRYRCEFVLNGDSMTQQVELKVFNQPGLRVQETVSSESGGSVVINCEYSQEYMNKEKYWCKMQDGECKNLLYQNLSREVIMITDNQHKCSLTLSMTLLSWKNAGQYICIIKEFGRFISKNVELKIIDIKGPATVNGTAGGSVNIQCNYTEMYQYRYAKYWCKVDANGQCTRLLHTYYKRKQPRSSIVDQTWSESLVVTMSMLEVSDEGLYRCGIEKYPLLQHSTDVRLNVFPGENPTTTVEPLPTKQQEDHNTKSVGPTTERVSPIVFVILGILALLLMIPVLIFIKRKCTKRSGGTITFHNNGTSFHLREIQTTSSTVVNENQYVYHTYFQPAISTSNVNVLDDDSSTDSSDSSDSSSTEEPSRFSRYASLNLNGTAEDELEQAHDYVNVSEDGWIDPSDYVNVPNSNELGACGAPRKAEEDYVNVEPSRAEQEREEEQEGVEREAGVAEKEKEEDSSEEDEGGEIHEEDGEVTYSQVVFK; encoded by the exons ATGGGGACCCTCGTCACTCTCTGCCTGGGGCTTCTGCTTGTGGCTGGGGTCAGAG GTCAATATTATGTAACCGGCCCACAGATGGTCTTTGGGATTGACGGTGGGTCTGTCGATGTTGAATGTCGGTATGGATCATCAATGACAAACTACGTGAAAGTTTGGTGTCAAGTGTTCGGAGGTACTTGTACTGACCTGGCTACAACAGACAAAGGAACTAATTATCATGGGATGTCAATTAAGGATGACAAACTCAATAATAAATTTATAGTAACATTGTCTCAACTGAAAGAACATGATTCTGGACGATATCATTGTAAAGTAAAAAAGTCAAGGAGAACCAATTTGGGCACAGGATATGAAAATTATATACATGAAGTGGAGTTGAAAGTTCTACCAG CTCCGGAGACAGTCATCGGGACCGTGGGTGGATCTGTGATTGTTGACTGTAGTTACAGCGTCAAGTTCACTCGGTACCGGAAGAGCTGGTGTCAAGTGCATCAAAGTGGATCATGTAACAGTATAGCGGAGGTGAATCCTGGAGGGGTGTTTTCAGGCCGTGTGACTGTGCAGGACGATGtcaagaaaaagaaagtttCAGTGACACTGACTCGCCTGCAGGAGACAGACGCAGGAAGATACAGGTGTGAATTTGTGTTGAATGGAGACAGTATGACCCAACAAGTAGAGCTGAAGGTTTTCAACCAACCCGGCCTCAGAGTACAAGAGACAGTGTCTTCAGAATCAGGAGGATCTGTGGTAATCAACTGCGAATACAGTCAGGAATACATGAATAAAGAGAAGTACTGGTGCAAAATGCAAGATGGCGAATGTAAGAATCTGTTATATCAAAACCTCAGCCGTGAAGTAATAATGATCACTGACAATCAGCACAAATGCTCTTTGACACTGTCAATGACATTGCTGTCCTGGAAAAATGCTGGACAGTACATCTGTATCATAAAAGAGTTTGGCAGGTTTATCAGTAAGAATGTGGAGCTGAAAATTATTGATATTAAGGGTCCAGCTACTGTAAATGGAACCGCAGGTGGTTCTGTAAACATACAGTGCAATTACACTGAAATGTATCAGTACAGGTATGCGAAATACTGGTGCAAAGTTGATGCCAATGGACAATGTACCAGATTGTTGCATACATATTACAAGAGAAAACAACCCAGAAGTAGTATTGTTGATCAAACCTGGAGTGAGTCACTAGTTGTTACAATGTCCATGCTGGAAGTCAGTGATGAAGGGCTGTACCGCTGTGGGATAGAAAAATATCCTCTTCTCCAGCACAGCACAGATGTTCGTCTGAATGTCTTTCCAG GTGAAAATCCTACAACCACTGTGGAACCACTCCCAACCAAGCAACAGGAGGACCACAATACAAAGAG TGTCGGTCCTACAACAGAAAGAGTCAGCCCGATTGTCTTTGTGATCTTGGGGATCCTGGCGCTGCTCCTCATGATCCCCGTTCTGATCTTCATTAAAAGGAAGTGTACCAAGCGCAGTG GTGGTACGATAACCTTCCACAACAATGGAACCAGCTTTCACCTGAGAGAAATCCAGACCACCTCTTCAACAGTGGTGAACGAGAATCAGTACGTCTACCACACCTACTTCCAGCCAGCCATCAGCACTAGCAATGTCAACG TGCTTGATGACGATTCATCCACTGACAGTTCAGATTCTTCGGATAGTTCG TCTACAGAGGAGCCCAGCAGGTTCTCAAGATACGCCAGTTTGAATCTGAACGGGACGGCAGAAGACGAGCTGGAACAAGCACATGACTACGTGAACGTGTCCGAGGATGGATGGATCGACCCTTCGGACTATGTGAATGTCCCGAACTCAAACGAGCTGGGAGCTTGTGGAGCCCCACGCAAAGCTGAGGAAGACTATGTGAATGTGGAGCCGTCCCGGGccgagcaggagagagaggaagagcagGAGGGGGTGGAGAGGGAAGCTGGGGTAGCCGAGAAGGAGAAGGAAGAAGACAGCAGTGAGGAGGATGAGGGGGGAGAGATTCACGAGGAGGACGGGGAGGTAACATATTCACAGGTTGTGTTCAAGTGA
- the LOC102690728 gene encoding uncharacterized protein isoform X4: MLLTVGTLNLIFVFNSDGSMVMFPAGENPTTTVEPLPTKQQEDHNTKSVGPTTERVSPIVFVILGILALLLMIPVLIFIKRKCTKRSGGTITFHNNGTSFHLREIQTTSSTVVNENQYVYHTYFQPAISTSNVNVLDDDSSTDSSDSSDSSSTEEPSRFSRYASLNLNGTAEDELEQAHDYVNVSEDGWIDPSDYVNVPNSNELGACGAPRKAEEDYVNVEPSRAEQEREEEQEGVEREAGVAEKEKEEDSSEEDEGGEIHEEDGEVTYSQVVFK; this comes from the exons ATGTTACTCACAGTCGGGACACTGAATCTTATATTTGTGTTTAATAGTGATGGCAGCATGGTCATGTTTCCTGCAGGTGAAAATCCTACAACCACTGTGGAACCACTCCCAACCAAGCAACAGGAGGACCACAATACAAAGAG TGTCGGTCCTACAACAGAAAGAGTCAGCCCGATTGTCTTTGTGATCTTGGGGATCCTGGCGCTGCTCCTCATGATCCCCGTTCTGATCTTCATTAAAAGGAAGTGTACCAAGCGCAGTG GTGGTACGATAACCTTCCACAACAATGGAACCAGCTTTCACCTGAGAGAAATCCAGACCACCTCTTCAACAGTGGTGAACGAGAATCAGTACGTCTACCACACCTACTTCCAGCCAGCCATCAGCACTAGCAATGTCAACG TGCTTGATGACGATTCATCCACTGACAGTTCAGATTCTTCGGATAGTTCG TCTACAGAGGAGCCCAGCAGGTTCTCAAGATACGCCAGTTTGAATCTGAACGGGACGGCAGAAGACGAGCTGGAACAAGCACATGACTACGTGAACGTGTCCGAGGATGGATGGATCGACCCTTCGGACTATGTGAATGTCCCGAACTCAAACGAGCTGGGAGCTTGTGGAGCCCCACGCAAAGCTGAGGAAGACTATGTGAATGTGGAGCCGTCCCGGGccgagcaggagagagaggaagagcagGAGGGGGTGGAGAGGGAAGCTGGGGTAGCCGAGAAGGAGAAGGAAGAAGACAGCAGTGAGGAGGATGAGGGGGGAGAGATTCACGAGGAGGACGGGGAGGTAACATATTCACAGGTTGTGTTCAAGTGA